The Candidatus Lernaella stagnicola genome has a window encoding:
- a CDS encoding DUF6125 family protein, whose amino-acid sequence MSQEKLQQKFAHLDREGLLKLLSVYAHNWLAHDGCWFLACENRDDLETAIELDIESWRQFTVAEAKRIMRTFDIAPGGGLKALEKAVSYRLYACVNEQEISWDGDALIYHMRDCRVQTARRRKGLADFPCKPVGMVEYGGFARTIDPRIETECIQCPPDDCGETACIWRFTLREEQGES is encoded by the coding sequence ATGTCACAAGAAAAACTGCAACAAAAGTTCGCCCATTTGGATCGTGAGGGCTTGCTCAAGCTGCTTTCCGTGTACGCTCACAACTGGTTGGCCCACGACGGATGCTGGTTTCTGGCGTGCGAAAACCGCGACGATTTGGAGACCGCCATCGAACTGGATATCGAGTCGTGGCGGCAATTCACCGTCGCCGAGGCCAAGCGCATCATGCGCACCTTCGATATCGCCCCCGGCGGCGGCCTCAAGGCGCTGGAGAAGGCCGTTAGCTACCGGCTTTACGCCTGCGTCAACGAGCAGGAAATTTCGTGGGACGGCGACGCGCTGATCTACCACATGCGCGATTGCCGCGTGCAGACCGCCCGGCGGCGCAAGGGCTTGGCCGATTTTCCCTGCAAACCCGTCGGCATGGTCGAATACGGCGGCTTCGCGCGCACCATCGACCCGCGTATCGAAACCGAATGCATCCAATGTCCGCCCGACGACTGCGGCGAAACGGCCTGCATCTGGCGCTTCACGCTGCGTGAGGAGCAAGGCGAGTCATGA
- a CDS encoding DUF296 domain-containing protein, which yields MKSREAGTVRHIVGRLERFDRLPDDLLAVAKKHGVHAGKVWAIGGVTKLRVTEFDLAAQQYKEPIAREGMTEVLSLQGNLSQKDGELFGHLHINACYHIGDEVKMISGHLVDAEVFVCEFHITAYDDVELVRHVEPKTGLPLWDLPDEE from the coding sequence ATGAAAAGCCGCGAAGCCGGCACCGTGAGGCACATTGTCGGGCGCCTGGAACGCTTCGACCGCCTGCCCGACGACCTGCTGGCCGTGGCGAAAAAACACGGCGTGCACGCGGGCAAAGTGTGGGCGATCGGCGGGGTGACCAAGCTGCGCGTCACCGAATTCGACCTCGCCGCGCAACAGTATAAGGAACCCATCGCCCGCGAGGGCATGACCGAAGTGCTCAGCCTCCAGGGCAACCTGTCGCAAAAAGACGGCGAGCTGTTCGGCCACCTGCACATCAACGCCTGCTACCACATCGGCGACGAGGTCAAGATGATCTCCGGCCACCTGGTCGACGCCGAAGTGTTCGTGTGCGAATTTCACATCACCGCTTACGACGACGTGGAACTCGTGCGCCACGTCGAACCGAAAACCGGGCTGCCCCTTTGGGACCTGCCCGACGAGGAGTGA
- a CDS encoding acyl-CoA dehydrogenase family protein has product MFPELLSPEELEVQERARRFAKEKVSKELLMQMDAEEVQYPHQFVKDLAAEGLLGLRFEPKYGGHGMGWTAEVGALEEIGILGMSLGCHFSMPSIVGEGLHAFGSDEQKEKWLRPLIAGEIRSAEALTEPRGGSDFFGATTQAVRDGDDFILNGQKRFVVGAEGADIFLVYAKTAPDAHPHKSLSAFIVERDESVLVEHVYGLMGTRGGGTGRIVFKDTRVPAANLIGPLDGGGIVFNRMMIPERMTSAGGALGLGRAALEIAAHYATKRKAFGKRIIKFEGVSFRIADAVSELDAARALVWAAAKRIDAGLDARRMVSEAKKMATTACWNAINHAMQIMGGIGYTDIYPIERMLRDARLTVIWTGTNEIMNLLIQHEYLKEIEAERAAKRDSEADAINADADGEKIFE; this is encoded by the coding sequence ATGTTTCCCGAACTGCTGAGCCCCGAAGAACTCGAAGTCCAAGAACGCGCCCGCCGCTTCGCCAAGGAAAAGGTGTCCAAGGAACTGCTGATGCAAATGGACGCCGAAGAAGTGCAGTACCCGCACCAGTTCGTCAAAGACCTGGCCGCCGAGGGGCTGCTGGGCCTGCGTTTCGAACCGAAATACGGCGGCCACGGCATGGGCTGGACGGCCGAGGTCGGCGCGCTGGAGGAAATCGGCATTCTGGGCATGAGCCTGGGCTGCCACTTCTCCATGCCCTCGATCGTCGGCGAAGGCCTACACGCCTTCGGCTCCGACGAGCAAAAGGAAAAATGGCTCAGGCCGCTGATCGCCGGTGAGATCCGCAGTGCCGAGGCGCTCACCGAACCGCGCGGCGGCTCCGATTTCTTCGGCGCGACGACGCAGGCCGTGCGCGATGGCGACGACTTCATCTTGAACGGCCAAAAACGCTTCGTGGTCGGGGCCGAAGGGGCGGATATCTTTCTCGTCTACGCCAAAACCGCGCCCGACGCCCACCCGCACAAGTCGCTCTCGGCCTTCATCGTCGAGCGCGACGAGAGCGTGTTGGTCGAACACGTCTACGGCCTGATGGGCACCCGCGGCGGCGGCACCGGCCGCATCGTCTTCAAAGATACGCGCGTGCCCGCCGCGAACCTGATCGGCCCGCTCGACGGCGGCGGCATCGTGTTCAACCGGATGATGATCCCCGAACGCATGACCAGCGCCGGCGGAGCGCTCGGCCTGGGTCGCGCCGCGCTGGAAATCGCCGCGCACTACGCCACCAAGCGCAAAGCCTTCGGCAAACGCATCATCAAGTTCGAAGGCGTCTCGTTCCGCATCGCCGACGCCGTGAGCGAACTGGACGCCGCGCGCGCCCTCGTCTGGGCCGCGGCCAAACGGATCGACGCCGGCCTCGACGCGCGCCGCATGGTCTCCGAAGCCAAAAAGATGGCCACCACCGCCTGCTGGAACGCTATCAACCACGCCATGCAAATCATGGGCGGCATCGGCTACACCGACATCTACCCCATCGAACGCATGCTGCGCGACGCCCGGCTGACCGTCATCTGGACCGGCACGAACGAAATCATGAACCTGCTGATCCAACACGAATACCTCAAGGAAATCGAAGCCGAACGCGCCGCCAAACGAGACAGCGAAGCCGACGCCATAAACGCCGACGCCGACGGCGAAAAGATTTTTGAGTGA
- a CDS encoding DUF559 domain-containing protein, translating into MTTSSAFDPARVAAFVDRWAASSAAEHAVYQQFFVELCDLLGVERPDPSAEARPDYCFEKPVVIAHEDGRSTTQFADFYRKGCFTLEAKQGSVSGDSTVGTARRGTATWDKAMRGAFGQALKYASYLPEGKPPFLMTCDIGHVFEVWTGFSGDYGGYGARRTIELSQLADPEVFDYFVKIFTDPWELDPARHAQRVTREVAGHLADLARALEADKHDPELVAQFLMRAIFTMFCEDVGLLPENLFTNAIREHWIPNPGVFQSGVEQLWKAMRDGLPFGFVGKLLRFNGGLFTTWQSLPMTQIQLHMLLEAAECDWGNVEPAIFGTLIERALDTVERRKLGAHFTPREYIERLVKPTVIEPLRVEWEIAQAEARQILEKALTPERALTPERALTPGPSPTGRGEENIPRPLGEGRPEARVRAELTDADRKKAAKVIREFHERLVHTRVLDPACGSGNFLYVTLDLFKEIEAEVLRELTDLGETQALLEMQGVTVNPGQFLGIEINPRARAIADLVLWIGYLQWHRRTFGEKTPAEPILQPYKNIECRDAVLDYDDITPRLDENGKPVTVWDMRTHKVSPVTGKEVPDETARVVVYDYVNPRPAEWPEADYVVSNPPFVGDKMMRFALGDGYVETLRATFPGMGHSDLVMYWWDKAAGLVREGKLKRFGFITTNSVTQTFNRGVLDRRLNAKDDPLAVAWTIPDHPWVDAGADVRIAMTVGTRADQLAAKPLLGRIAYEEREQFKEPQARRVDIEYRRVDRIHANLAAGADLTSTVTLKANQGLSSFGMMLAGRGFVLTEDEYRDLLCGGRNAPVLKRLVNARDIVQKDRGLYVIDFFGLTADEAAQRYPEPYQHLLDHVKPERDNNRRKALKVNWWLFGEKRPGLRKALQGLRRYIAIPETSKHMPFIFMDIDVLIEHGAIGVAVEDAFYFAVVSSCYHHVWSLNVGATLEDRPRYRNNTCFDPFPFPDGTDEQKARIRELGERLDAHRKRVQAEFPGATLTAMYNALARLRALTPGPSPTGRGEENIPRPMGEGRPEARVRAATAGDEEKRFSSQILIEAARVLRKRQTQSETILWQALRNRKQMGCKFRRQAPVDPFIVNFLCHEKSLIVEVDGPIHEQQREADLVRQEFLESLGWRVLRLTAEQVENDLAGALVLVGEALTPGPSPMGRGGQEALTTGRALAPSPSPTGGGEENIPRPMGEGRPEARVRAASESKPLTEKERAFHERALIGILKQIHDELDAAVADAYGWPVDLPDEEILERLVALNHQRAAEEQQGIIRWLRPEFQDPEGKHRETQVEMDVATEAKVVSPEGPMPWPKAVPGQLRAIRDLLAGRPGTWSAAEVAGVFKRARRAAVETHLSTLESLGVLVCFESEGEADRWTVTPSA; encoded by the coding sequence ATGACGACATCCTCCGCCTTTGACCCGGCCCGGGTCGCCGCGTTTGTCGACCGCTGGGCGGCCAGCAGCGCCGCCGAGCACGCCGTGTACCAACAGTTTTTTGTCGAACTGTGCGATCTGCTGGGCGTGGAGCGGCCGGACCCCTCGGCCGAGGCGCGGCCCGATTACTGTTTCGAAAAGCCGGTTGTAATCGCTCATGAGGACGGTCGCTCGACCACGCAGTTCGCCGACTTCTACCGGAAAGGCTGTTTCACCCTCGAAGCCAAGCAGGGCAGCGTGTCCGGCGATAGCACCGTTGGCACCGCCAGGCGCGGCACAGCGACATGGGACAAGGCCATGCGCGGGGCGTTCGGCCAGGCGCTGAAATACGCTTCGTACCTGCCCGAGGGCAAACCGCCATTCCTGATGACCTGCGACATCGGGCACGTGTTCGAGGTCTGGACGGGCTTTTCCGGCGACTACGGCGGGTACGGCGCACGCCGCACCATCGAGCTTTCGCAGCTCGCCGACCCCGAGGTCTTCGACTATTTCGTCAAAATCTTCACCGACCCGTGGGAACTCGACCCGGCGCGGCACGCACAGCGGGTGACGCGGGAGGTCGCCGGGCACCTGGCGGACTTGGCGCGGGCGCTGGAGGCCGACAAGCACGACCCCGAGTTGGTCGCCCAGTTTCTCATGCGGGCGATCTTCACGATGTTCTGCGAAGATGTCGGCCTGCTGCCCGAGAACCTGTTCACTAACGCCATCCGCGAGCACTGGATTCCTAATCCTGGTGTCTTTCAAAGCGGGGTCGAGCAGCTTTGGAAGGCGATGAGAGACGGCCTGCCCTTCGGCTTCGTGGGCAAGCTGCTGCGCTTTAACGGCGGCCTGTTTACAACGTGGCAGTCGCTGCCGATGACCCAAATCCAACTGCACATGCTTTTGGAGGCTGCCGAGTGCGATTGGGGCAACGTCGAACCCGCCATCTTCGGCACGCTGATCGAACGCGCCCTCGACACGGTCGAGCGCCGCAAGCTGGGTGCGCACTTCACGCCGCGCGAGTACATCGAGCGGCTGGTGAAACCCACGGTCATCGAACCGCTGCGCGTCGAATGGGAGATCGCCCAGGCTGAAGCGCGGCAGATTTTGGAGAAGGCCCTCACCCCTGAAAGGGCCCTCACCCCTGAAAGGGCCCTCACCCCCGGCCCCTCTCCCACAGGGAGAGGGGAGGAAAACATCCCTCGCCCTTTGGGAGAGGGACGGCCGGAGGCCAGGGTGAGGGCCGAACTCACGGACGCCGACCGGAAAAAAGCGGCGAAGGTGATCCGGGAATTTCACGAGCGGCTCGTGCATACGCGGGTGCTCGACCCGGCGTGCGGCAGCGGCAACTTCCTTTATGTGACGCTGGATTTGTTCAAGGAGATCGAGGCCGAGGTGCTGCGCGAACTGACCGACCTGGGCGAAACGCAGGCGTTGTTGGAAATGCAGGGCGTGACGGTGAACCCCGGCCAGTTTTTGGGCATCGAGATCAACCCGCGGGCGCGGGCGATTGCGGATTTGGTGTTGTGGATCGGCTACCTGCAGTGGCACCGGCGCACGTTTGGCGAGAAGACGCCCGCCGAACCCATCTTGCAGCCTTATAAGAACATCGAGTGCCGCGACGCGGTGCTGGATTACGACGACATCACGCCGCGTCTGGACGAGAACGGCAAGCCCGTCACTGTCTGGGACATGCGAACGCACAAGGTTTCGCCGGTCACCGGCAAGGAGGTACCCGACGAAACCGCCCGTGTGGTTGTGTACGATTACGTGAACCCCCGCCCTGCCGAGTGGCCCGAGGCGGATTACGTGGTGAGCAACCCGCCGTTTGTGGGCGACAAGATGATGCGCTTCGCCCTCGGGGACGGTTACGTGGAGACCCTGCGCGCGACCTTCCCGGGTATGGGGCACTCGGACCTCGTGATGTACTGGTGGGACAAGGCCGCCGGGTTGGTGCGCGAGGGCAAGTTGAAACGATTCGGTTTCATCACGACCAACAGCGTCACCCAGACCTTCAACCGGGGCGTGCTGGATCGTCGCCTCAACGCGAAGGACGACCCGCTAGCCGTCGCGTGGACGATCCCGGATCACCCGTGGGTGGACGCCGGGGCGGACGTGCGGATCGCTATGACGGTGGGCACACGGGCAGACCAGCTCGCGGCCAAGCCCCTACTGGGCAGGATCGCCTATGAAGAGCGCGAACAGTTCAAGGAGCCGCAGGCTAGGCGCGTGGACATCGAGTACCGCAGAGTCGACCGCATCCACGCCAACCTCGCCGCAGGCGCGGACCTGACCTCCACTGTGACCCTGAAGGCCAACCAAGGGCTCTCCTCCTTCGGGATGATGCTGGCAGGGCGCGGCTTCGTGTTGACCGAGGACGAGTACCGGGACCTGCTCTGCGGCGGACGAAACGCACCGGTACTGAAGCGCCTGGTCAACGCGCGCGACATCGTCCAGAAGGATCGCGGCCTGTACGTCATCGACTTCTTCGGTCTAACGGCCGATGAGGCCGCACAACGCTACCCCGAGCCATATCAGCACCTCCTCGACCACGTGAAACCGGAACGAGACAACAACCGTCGAAAAGCTCTTAAAGTAAACTGGTGGCTGTTCGGGGAGAAACGTCCGGGGCTTCGGAAAGCGCTTCAGGGTCTTCGCCGCTACATCGCGATCCCCGAGACCTCGAAGCACATGCCGTTTATCTTTATGGACATTGATGTCCTCATCGAACACGGCGCTATCGGTGTCGCCGTTGAGGACGCCTTCTACTTCGCAGTCGTGTCGAGTTGTTATCACCATGTTTGGTCTCTAAATGTAGGCGCAACCCTTGAAGACCGGCCGCGTTACCGGAACAACACTTGTTTCGACCCATTCCCCTTCCCTGACGGCACTGACGAGCAGAAGGCGCGTATCCGCGAACTGGGCGAGCGGCTGGACGCGCATCGCAAGCGCGTGCAGGCCGAGTTTCCGGGCGCGACGCTTACGGCCATGTACAACGCGCTGGCGCGGTTGCGGGCCCTCACCCCCGGCCCCTCTCCCACGGGGAGAGGGGAGGAAAACATCCCTCGCCCTATGGGAGAGGGACGGCCGGAGGCCAGGGTGAGGGCCGCGACAGCAGGAGACGAAGAAAAACGGTTTTCCTCTCAGATACTAATCGAAGCAGCACGGGTTTTACGAAAACGCCAAACGCAATCGGAAACGATTCTTTGGCAGGCTTTACGAAACCGAAAACAGATGGGCTGCAAATTCAGGCGGCAAGCCCCTGTTGATCCGTTCATTGTGAATTTCCTCTGTCACGAGAAAAGCCTAATCGTGGAAGTTGACGGACCCATTCACGAGCAACAGCGGGAGGCGGATCTCGTTCGACAGGAGTTCCTCGAAAGCTTGGGCTGGCGGGTTTTGCGATTGACGGCAGAACAAGTGGAAAACGACTTGGCCGGTGCGTTGGTGTTGGTAGGGGAAGCCCTCACCCCCGGCCCCTCTCCCATGGGGAGAGGGGGGCAAGAAGCGCTCACGACCGGAAGAGCCCTCGCCCCCAGCCCCTCTCCCACGGGGGGAGGGGAGGAAAACATCCCTCGCCCTATGGGAGAGGGACGGCCGGAGGCCAGGGTGAGGGCCGCGAGCGAGAGCAAGCCGCTGACCGAAAAAGAACGGGCGTTCCACGAGCGGGCGCTGATCGGCATCCTCAAGCAAATCCACGACGAACTCGACGCCGCCGTCGCCGACGCCTACGGCTGGCCCGTCGACCTGCCCGACGAGGAAATCCTCGAACGCCTCGTGGCGCTCAACCACCAACGCGCCGCCGAAGAGCAGCAGGGAATCATTCGCTGGCTGCGCCCCGAGTTCCAAGACCCGGAAGGCAAGCACCGCGAAACGCAGGTCGAAATGGACGTGGCCACCGAGGCGAAGGTTGTCTCGCCCGAGGGCCCCATGCCCTGGCCGAAGGCCGTGCCCGGCCAACTACGCGCCATCCGCGACTTGCTCGCCGGGCGTCCCGGCACGTGGAGTGCCGCTGAGGTGGCGGGCGTGTTCAAGCGGGCGCGTCGCGCCGCGGTGGAGACGCACCTGTCGACCTTGGAATCGCTGGGGGTGTTGGTGTGCTTCGAAAGCGAGGGCGAAGCCGACCGGTGGACCGTGACTCCAAGCGCCTAG
- the clpB gene encoding ATP-dependent chaperone ClpB translates to MAQSDKLTVKSREAVQAAETAARQFGNQEITSAHLLLALVRQEGGMVPAILEKLGVSPDAVAADAERHVDRLPKVQGAEAYVGRELKVVFDAAQRLADQMKDDYLSTEHFLLAMAGGAGREARPVFERHNINTDALLAALAQVRGTQRVTDDNPEDKAQALDRYCLDLTAQARQGKLDPVIGRDEEIRRSIQVLSRRTKNNPVLIGEPGVGKTAIVEGIAQRIHAGDVPESLKDKRVLSLDLGALVAGAKYRGEFEDRLKAVLKEITAAEGRVILFIDELHTLVGAGAAEGAQDAANMLKPALARGQLRCIGATTLDEYRKHIEKDKALERRFQQVYIAEPSVEDTMAILRGIKQKYEVHHGIRIQDAALVAAARLSDRYITDRFLPDKAIDLVDEAASRLKMEIESKPTPLDDAERRRIRLEVERQALTMENGGGESRIAEIDEELAALNQTIEEITAKWQRQRDLVAQLRNVGEEIDRLKTEQENAQRRGDLQRAAEIEYDALPRLNKQIASLEEELKSEQQHGSFVREEVTDEDIAFIVAKWTGIPVSKMLESESDRLLHIEDRIHERLVGQDEAVSRVAKAIRMSRAGIADPNRPIASFLFLGPTGVGKTELARSLAAFLFDDERAMVRLDMSEYMEKHTVSRLIGAPPGYVGYDEGGQLTEAVRRRPYSVVLLDEIEKAHADVFNVLLQVLDDGRLTDGHGRTVDFRNTILIMTSNVGSQYMLELDDRAEIEKLAQEALRQTFRPEFLNRVDAVLIFDRLSKQDIRGIVDIQLRRVRGRLADRAIDLDLTDAAKDELAELGFQPAYGARPLKRAIQEKVLEPLSEQIIAGEIKTDAHVTVDYDGKAFRFTTTFTE, encoded by the coding sequence ATGGCTCAATCCGATAAACTGACCGTCAAATCCCGCGAGGCCGTCCAGGCCGCCGAAACCGCTGCGCGGCAGTTCGGCAACCAGGAAATCACCTCCGCACACCTGCTGCTCGCCCTCGTGCGGCAGGAAGGCGGCATGGTGCCCGCGATCTTGGAAAAACTCGGCGTGAGCCCCGACGCCGTGGCCGCCGACGCCGAGCGCCACGTCGACCGCCTGCCCAAAGTCCAGGGTGCCGAAGCCTACGTCGGCCGCGAACTCAAGGTGGTCTTCGACGCCGCCCAGCGCCTCGCCGACCAAATGAAAGATGACTACCTGTCCACCGAGCACTTCCTGCTGGCCATGGCCGGCGGCGCGGGACGGGAAGCGCGCCCGGTTTTCGAACGCCACAACATCAACACCGATGCCCTGCTGGCCGCCCTGGCGCAGGTGCGCGGCACGCAGCGCGTCACCGACGACAACCCCGAAGACAAAGCGCAGGCGCTGGACCGCTACTGCCTCGACCTGACCGCTCAGGCCCGCCAAGGCAAGCTCGACCCGGTGATCGGTCGCGACGAGGAAATCCGCCGCTCGATCCAAGTCCTCTCGCGCCGCACGAAAAACAACCCGGTGCTCATCGGCGAACCCGGCGTCGGCAAAACGGCCATCGTCGAGGGCATCGCGCAACGCATCCACGCCGGCGACGTGCCCGAAAGCCTCAAAGACAAGCGCGTGCTCTCCCTGGACCTGGGCGCGCTGGTGGCCGGGGCGAAATACCGCGGCGAGTTCGAGGATCGCCTCAAGGCCGTGCTGAAGGAAATCACCGCCGCCGAGGGCCGCGTCATTCTCTTTATCGACGAACTGCACACGCTGGTCGGGGCCGGGGCCGCCGAAGGGGCGCAGGACGCGGCCAACATGCTCAAGCCCGCCCTGGCCCGCGGGCAACTGCGCTGCATCGGCGCCACGACGCTGGACGAATACCGCAAGCACATCGAGAAAGACAAAGCGCTCGAGCGCCGCTTCCAGCAGGTCTACATCGCCGAGCCGAGCGTCGAAGACACCATGGCCATCCTGCGCGGCATCAAGCAAAAATACGAAGTGCACCACGGCATCCGCATCCAAGACGCCGCGCTGGTCGCCGCCGCCCGCCTGTCGGATCGCTACATCACCGACCGCTTCCTGCCCGACAAGGCCATCGACCTGGTCGACGAAGCCGCCAGCCGCCTTAAGATGGAAATCGAAAGCAAACCCACGCCCCTGGACGACGCCGAGCGACGCCGCATCCGTCTGGAGGTCGAACGCCAGGCGCTGACTATGGAGAACGGCGGCGGGGAAAGCCGCATCGCCGAAATCGACGAAGAGCTCGCCGCGCTTAACCAAACCATCGAGGAAATCACCGCCAAGTGGCAGCGCCAGCGCGACCTGGTGGCCCAGTTGCGCAACGTCGGCGAGGAAATCGACCGCCTCAAAACCGAGCAGGAAAACGCCCAGCGCCGGGGCGACCTGCAGCGCGCCGCGGAAATCGAATATGACGCCCTGCCGCGCCTCAACAAGCAAATCGCCTCGCTGGAGGAAGAACTCAAAAGCGAGCAGCAGCACGGCTCGTTCGTGCGCGAGGAAGTCACCGACGAAGACATCGCCTTCATCGTGGCCAAGTGGACCGGCATCCCCGTCAGCAAAATGCTCGAGTCCGAAAGCGACCGCCTGCTGCACATCGAAGACCGCATCCACGAACGCCTCGTCGGCCAGGACGAAGCCGTCAGCCGCGTGGCCAAGGCCATCCGCATGTCCCGCGCGGGCATCGCCGACCCCAACCGGCCCATCGCCTCCTTCCTCTTCCTGGGCCCGACGGGCGTGGGCAAAACCGAACTGGCCCGCTCCCTCGCCGCGTTTCTCTTCGACGACGAACGCGCCATGGTGCGCCTGGACATGAGCGAGTACATGGAAAAGCACACCGTCAGCCGCCTGATCGGCGCGCCCCCGGGATACGTCGGCTACGACGAGGGCGGCCAACTCACCGAGGCCGTGCGGCGCCGCCCCTACAGCGTGGTGCTGCTCGACGAAATCGAAAAGGCGCACGCCGACGTCTTCAACGTGCTGCTGCAGGTGCTCGACGACGGCCGCCTGACCGACGGGCACGGCCGCACCGTCGATTTCCGCAACACGATCCTGATCATGACCTCCAACGTCGGCAGCCAGTACATGCTGGAACTGGACGACCGCGCCGAAATTGAAAAGCTCGCCCAGGAGGCGCTGCGGCAAACCTTCCGGCCCGAATTCCTCAACCGCGTCGACGCCGTGCTGATCTTCGACCGCCTGAGCAAGCAAGACATCCGCGGCATTGTCGATATCCAACTGCGCCGCGTCCGCGGCCGCCTGGCCGACCGCGCCATCGACCTGGACCTGACCGACGCCGCCAAAGACGAGTTGGCCGAACTGGGCTTCCAACCGGCCTACGGCGCGCGCCCGCTCAAACGAGCCATCCAGGAAAAGGTGCTCGAACCGCTCTCGGAACAAATCATCGCCGGCGAAATCAAAACCGACGCCCATGTCACCGTCGACTACGACGGCAAAGCGTTCCGGTTCACCACAACATTTACGGAGTGA
- a CDS encoding Hsp20/alpha crystallin family protein: MTLVRWRPIRERDQFHHDMNRLFDSFWTGRAATEGIAGAWTPAVNIYEDDDRYTVSVALPGLTESDVHVNIENNMLTISGERKLENEDAQENYKRIEQYYGEFTRSFALPNTIDTEQVEATMDKGVLHVALPKRAETKPRSIEVKVH, translated from the coding sequence ATGACGCTAGTACGATGGAGACCCATCCGCGAAAGGGATCAGTTCCACCATGATATGAACCGGCTGTTTGACTCGTTTTGGACGGGTCGGGCGGCGACCGAAGGCATCGCCGGTGCTTGGACGCCGGCTGTGAACATCTATGAAGACGACGACCGGTATACGGTGTCGGTGGCGCTGCCGGGGCTGACTGAGAGCGACGTTCACGTCAACATCGAGAACAACATGCTGACGATTTCCGGTGAGCGGAAGCTCGAGAACGAAGACGCGCAGGAAAACTACAAGCGTATCGAGCAGTACTACGGCGAATTCACTCGGAGCTTCGCGTTACCCAACACGATCGACACCGAGCAGGTGGAAGCTACGATGGATAAGGGCGTGTTGCACGTGGCGCTGCCCAAGCGCGCCGAGACCAAACCGCGGTCCATCGAAGTGAAAGTTCACTAG
- a CDS encoding Glu/Leu/Phe/Val dehydrogenase, which produces MSKQHSVYENVQRQFDKAADLMGLNPEIRKILAKTTNEIIVNFPVKMDDGRVEMFTGYRVQHNNVLGPFKGGLRYHPAVSIDEVRALATWMTWKCAIAGIPLGGAKGGVQFDPQAYSLNELEHITRRFTFSLGNTIGPDYDIPAPDVNTNAQIMAWILDTYLMTVPPLERARSTHVVTGKPVEAGGSVGREKATAQGIVYCIEHWAEDCDFDLSQATYFVQGFGNVGSWTARLMQPKGTKLLAVEDATGAIRCADGLDAEKLAAYVAEAGGVVNFPGGDAIDHETFLKTKADIFVPAALESQITADTAPWLDVKLVAEGANGPSTPEGNDYLVEHGVDIIPDILCNSGGVIVSYFEWLQNKRAESWDLPKVDSKLHKIISAAYERVKTAAAQCGGCDWRTAAYIVAFNRLQEVYKDRGLFP; this is translated from the coding sequence ATGAGCAAACAACACAGCGTCTATGAGAACGTGCAGCGACAGTTCGATAAGGCGGCGGATTTGATGGGTTTGAATCCCGAAATCCGTAAGATTCTGGCTAAGACCACCAACGAGATTATCGTCAATTTCCCGGTCAAAATGGACGACGGCCGTGTCGAAATGTTCACCGGTTATCGCGTCCAACACAATAACGTGTTGGGGCCGTTCAAGGGCGGGCTGCGCTATCACCCCGCGGTAAGTATCGACGAAGTCCGCGCCCTAGCCACCTGGATGACTTGGAAATGCGCCATCGCCGGGATCCCCCTCGGCGGCGCCAAAGGCGGCGTGCAGTTCGATCCCCAAGCGTATTCGCTGAACGAACTCGAACATATCACCCGCCGCTTTACCTTCTCACTCGGCAACACGATCGGGCCGGATTACGATATCCCCGCGCCCGACGTGAATACCAACGCCCAGATCATGGCGTGGATCCTCGATACCTACCTGATGACCGTCCCGCCGCTCGAACGCGCCCGGTCGACACACGTGGTGACCGGCAAACCCGTCGAAGCCGGCGGCAGCGTCGGCCGCGAAAAGGCCACCGCGCAAGGCATCGTGTACTGCATCGAGCATTGGGCGGAAGATTGCGACTTCGACCTGAGCCAAGCCACCTACTTCGTGCAGGGCTTCGGCAACGTCGGCTCATGGACCGCCCGCTTGATGCAACCCAAGGGCACTAAACTGCTGGCCGTCGAGGACGCCACCGGCGCGATTCGCTGCGCCGACGGCCTCGATGCGGAAAAACTGGCCGCCTACGTGGCCGAAGCCGGCGGCGTCGTGAATTTCCCGGGCGGCGATGCCATCGATCACGAAACCTTCCTGAAAACCAAGGCCGACATTTTCGTGCCCGCCGCGCTGGAAAGCCAAATCACTGCCGACACCGCACCGTGGCTGGATGTCAAACTCGTGGCCGAGGGCGCTAACGGCCCCTCAACCCCCGAGGGTAACGACTACCTGGTCGAGCACGGCGTGGATATCATTCCCGATATCCTCTGCAACTCCGGCGGCGTGATCGTCAGCTACTTCGAGTGGCTGCAAAACAAGCGCGCCGAAAGTTGGGACCTGCCCAAGGTCGACTCCAAGCTGCATAAAATCATCTCCGCAGCCTACGAGCGCGTTAAAACCGCTGCCGCTCAATGCGGTGGCTGCGATTGGCGCACCGCCGCCTACATCGTCGCCTTCAACCGGCTGCAGGAAGTTTACAAAGACCGCGGCCTCTTCCCCTGA